In a single window of the Thermoanaerobacter uzonensis DSM 18761 genome:
- a CDS encoding ATP-binding protein has protein sequence MKSRFKSIQWKIILIYTLLILVAMEIIWVYLYKSLENYHMNNFDNYLEAQVRGISFTLKDNMDAKSLKNIINMYMGPNSNVKYVYILDNKGNILASSTGDKGKMMTPAIVKALSGEIGSEVTDDYNSSGKIKSFAMPVYNSDGKINGVVYISGSLNGIYETLSDVNLILLSATLFAVGITVVLGYILSKTITDPIKEVTKYAQKMAEGNFDVTIKIKSNDEIGKLGEMFNFLSLRLKQTLNDIQGEKKKIEAIIRFMTDGVVATDAKGKIIHYNEAAEKILNVKLELGMPIEGILNLQKEDAVATMNCGNKVLTVNIAPLKNNQQIEGYVYVLHDITEQHKLDTMRKEFVANVSHELRTPLATIKSYVETLLYSDVDTEYSKRFLKIIDSEADRMTRLVKDLLLLSKMDSEGSNLKLEHKNLNEVVIYVINRLSIEAHKKNQKLIVDLQEAPRQVYIDKDKMEQVIVNLVTNAIKYTPESGMIKVITEYDENFASFIVEDNGIGIPKEDLPRIFERFYRVDKARSRELGGTGLGLSIVKQIVELHKGEVSIESEVGKGTIVRVKLPYQ, from the coding sequence ATGAAAAGCAGATTTAAAAGTATTCAATGGAAAATAATTCTCATATATACTTTGTTAATACTTGTAGCAATGGAAATCATATGGGTATATCTTTATAAATCTCTTGAAAATTACCACATGAATAATTTTGACAATTACCTTGAAGCGCAGGTACGCGGCATTTCTTTTACCCTTAAAGACAACATGGATGCAAAAAGTTTAAAAAACATTATAAATATGTACATGGGTCCCAATTCAAATGTGAAATACGTATATATTTTGGATAATAAAGGGAATATTTTGGCCAGTTCAACTGGAGACAAGGGAAAAATGATGACTCCCGCTATTGTCAAAGCCCTATCAGGGGAAATCGGAAGTGAAGTTACTGATGACTATAATTCTAGTGGGAAAATAAAAAGTTTTGCCATGCCAGTTTATAATAGCGATGGTAAAATAAATGGTGTTGTGTATATCAGCGGTTCTTTAAATGGAATATATGAGACTCTATCAGATGTCAATTTAATTCTTTTGAGTGCTACTCTTTTTGCTGTTGGAATTACTGTAGTGCTTGGGTATATTTTGTCCAAAACTATAACAGATCCCATTAAAGAAGTGACAAAATATGCACAAAAGATGGCAGAAGGCAATTTTGATGTGACGATAAAGATAAAATCTAATGATGAAATAGGAAAATTAGGTGAAATGTTTAATTTTTTATCTTTGCGGTTAAAGCAGACTTTAAATGACATTCAAGGTGAAAAAAAGAAAATAGAAGCTATCATACGATTTATGACCGATGGTGTTGTGGCAACTGATGCAAAAGGCAAGATAATACACTATAATGAGGCTGCCGAAAAAATATTAAATGTGAAATTAGAATTAGGGATGCCAATAGAGGGAATACTAAATTTACAAAAAGAAGATGCAGTAGCTACAATGAATTGCGGAAACAAGGTTTTAACAGTTAACATAGCTCCGTTAAAAAACAATCAACAAATAGAAGGATATGTTTATGTGCTTCACGATATTACGGAACAACATAAATTAGATACCATGAGGAAGGAGTTTGTGGCAAATGTCTCTCATGAGCTTAGAACTCCTCTTGCTACTATAAAAAGCTATGTTGAGACTCTTCTTTACAGCGATGTAGATACTGAATATTCGAAAAGATTTCTAAAAATAATAGATTCAGAAGCCGATAGGATGACACGTCTTGTAAAAGATTTACTTTTATTATCAAAAATGGATTCTGAAGGTAGTAACCTAAAACTTGAGCACAAAAATTTAAATGAGGTAGTAATTTATGTAATAAACAGGCTTTCTATTGAAGCTCATAAGAAAAATCAAAAACTTATCGTAGACCTTCAAGAAGCGCCAAGGCAAGTCTATATTGACAAAGATAAAATGGAACAAGTAATAGTTAACTTAGTAACTAATGCTATAAAATACACTCCAGAAAGCGGAATGATAAAAGTTATAACAGAATATGATGAAAATTTTGCAAGCTTCATTGTGGAAGACAACGGTATAGGAATTCCTAAAGAAGACCTGCCTCGAATTTTTGAAAGGTTTTATAGAGTAGATAAAGCTAGATCCAGAGAGCTTGGAGGTACAGGATTAGGACTTTCTATTGTAAAACAAATTGTAGAACTTCACAAAGGGGAGGTAAGCATAGAAAGCGAAGTAGGGAAAGGTACCATAGTGAGGGTTAAACTGCCATACCAGTAA
- a CDS encoding response regulator gives MSYRILIVDDEKPIVEIIKYNLEKEGYITYEAYDGEEALKIAKEQNPDLIILDVMLPKLDGFSVLRTLRQSMTIPILMLTAKEEEVDKVLGLELGADDYITKPFSVRELIARVKANLRRISLNGNEPGNVIYVKNLKIDMSKYKIEKNNKEIELTSREFELLRFLILNKGLIFSREMLLEKVWGYEYLGDIRTVDVTIRRLREKIEDDPSNPKLIHTKRGVGYYFSDEKQI, from the coding sequence ATGAGTTACAGAATACTTATAGTTGATGATGAGAAGCCTATAGTTGAGATAATCAAATACAATCTGGAAAAAGAGGGATACATAACTTATGAAGCTTATGATGGGGAAGAAGCTTTAAAAATAGCAAAAGAACAAAATCCAGATTTAATAATACTTGATGTGATGTTGCCTAAATTAGACGGTTTTTCAGTGTTAAGGACTCTAAGGCAGTCAATGACCATACCTATTTTGATGCTGACGGCTAAAGAGGAAGAAGTAGACAAAGTACTGGGATTGGAATTGGGAGCTGATGATTACATAACAAAACCTTTTTCTGTAAGAGAACTCATAGCAAGAGTAAAAGCTAATTTAAGGAGAATTAGTTTAAATGGAAATGAGCCTGGGAATGTTATCTACGTAAAAAATTTAAAAATTGATATGTCAAAATATAAAATAGAAAAAAACAATAAAGAGATAGAACTTACCTCTAGAGAGTTTGAACTTTTGAGATTTCTCATTTTAAACAAAGGGCTTATTTTTTCTCGCGAAATGCTATTAGAAAAAGTATGGGGTTATGAATACCTGGGTGATATTAGAACTGTAGATGTCACCATAAGAAGACTGAGAGAAAAAATAGAAGATGACCCCAGTAACCCCAAGCTTATTCACACAAAAAGAGGGGTTGGTTACTATTTTAGCGATGAAAAGCAGATTTAA
- a CDS encoding peptidase MA family metallohydrolase, which produces MKKKIIVFAFALILVISLYYANKIMVVSYPYVREIKENGLTDNVKDYKTAQSEHFIVRYTQQDEKYVSLVLKIAEKHYDSVTKDLGYKPAGKTVIIMYHDPKKMNRDFSLAKGDTAMGLYLNGVISIVSPELWISPTEDIEKVFEHDGPIVHEFAHLIVDDIAKGNYPVWFTEGIALLEEYRENGFIWGEGITTDKPYSLKELTYNFNQLDETMAYKRSFEIVKAIADKYGMQSIRNILKYLGKGLSLSESFYKVTGQNLEKFVDSVK; this is translated from the coding sequence ATGAAAAAGAAAATTATCGTTTTTGCTTTTGCACTTATTTTGGTCATTTCTCTTTATTATGCTAACAAAATTATGGTAGTTTCCTATCCATATGTGAGAGAAATAAAAGAAAATGGTTTAACAGATAATGTAAAAGATTACAAAACAGCACAAAGTGAACACTTTATAGTGCGATATACACAACAAGATGAAAAATATGTTTCTCTTGTTTTAAAAATTGCAGAAAAACATTATGATAGTGTTACTAAAGATTTAGGTTACAAACCAGCCGGTAAAACTGTCATTATAATGTACCATGACCCTAAAAAAATGAATAGAGACTTTTCACTTGCAAAAGGGGATACTGCTATGGGGCTTTATTTAAATGGAGTCATAAGCATAGTATCACCTGAATTGTGGATTAGTCCTACAGAAGACATAGAAAAAGTTTTTGAGCATGACGGACCGATTGTACACGAATTTGCCCACCTTATTGTAGATGATATTGCAAAAGGCAATTACCCTGTATGGTTTACAGAAGGTATAGCCCTTCTGGAAGAATATCGAGAAAACGGTTTTATCTGGGGTGAAGGCATAACAACTGATAAGCCATATTCTCTTAAAGAGTTGACTTATAATTTTAACCAATTAGATGAGACAATGGCCTATAAGAGGTCTTTTGAAATAGTAAAAGCCATAGCTGATAAATATGGGATGCAAAGCATAAGAAATATTTTAAAATATTTGGGAAAAGGATTAAGTTTAAGTGAGAGTTTTTATAAAGTTACAGGACAAAATTTAGAGAAATTTGTAGACTCAGTAAAATAA
- a CDS encoding M23 family metallopeptidase produces the protein MGKAGDKSYKFFLGLLKTYKNNIIAFVVALSIGLSFIVYEEAFAYKITVDGETIGITKNIDEVKSFIEELHKKEKQKTGTDIVLNQQIKFERVRVSNKELTDVHKIYANLENAMSFSCKAAAIIVDGKFVTALKNEEEANKVLEMLKNKYAKDSDRTYFKEDVKIEEKYIPPKYLVNFEEALKILQQPVKKAVTYTVKENDSLWSIARDHDMYIDDILKLNPGLTENLKPGQIIYLFSAVPNVTVVTEKRIVYKEEIPFETKLTKDDKLYTNQSKVLVEGKKGLKEVTAVVVSYNGIEVSKKIKNENVLENPINKIVAVGSKRISYIATGSFNYPARGTITSRFGPRWGSFHTGVDIAASEGTPIYAADGGTVIFSGWESGYGYLVKIDHHNGYVTYYGHASKLLVKKGDKVAKGQKIALVGSTGRATGSHLHFEVRKNGVPVNPLLYLNR, from the coding sequence TTTTGTGGTAGCACTGTCCATAGGTCTTTCTTTTATTGTATATGAGGAAGCATTTGCCTACAAGATAACAGTAGATGGTGAAACTATTGGAATTACCAAGAATATAGATGAGGTAAAAAGTTTTATAGAAGAATTACATAAAAAAGAAAAGCAAAAGACAGGAACGGATATAGTTTTAAATCAGCAAATAAAATTTGAAAGGGTAAGAGTATCAAATAAAGAGTTGACAGATGTACATAAAATTTATGCTAATTTGGAAAATGCTATGAGTTTTAGCTGCAAAGCTGCTGCCATAATAGTAGATGGCAAGTTTGTGACTGCGTTAAAAAATGAAGAAGAGGCAAATAAGGTTCTTGAAATGTTAAAGAATAAATACGCAAAGGATTCTGATAGAACGTATTTTAAAGAGGATGTCAAAATTGAAGAAAAGTACATACCTCCAAAATATTTAGTAAACTTTGAGGAAGCGTTAAAAATATTGCAACAACCTGTAAAAAAAGCTGTTACATATACTGTAAAAGAAAACGATAGTTTGTGGTCTATTGCAAGAGACCACGACATGTACATTGATGATATTTTAAAATTAAATCCTGGCCTTACAGAAAATTTAAAACCAGGACAAATAATATATTTATTTTCTGCTGTACCTAATGTCACGGTTGTTACTGAAAAGAGAATAGTTTACAAAGAGGAAATACCTTTTGAGACAAAGCTTACTAAAGATGACAAACTGTATACCAATCAGTCTAAAGTGTTAGTAGAAGGTAAAAAAGGCTTGAAAGAGGTAACTGCTGTTGTTGTAAGTTACAATGGCATTGAAGTTTCAAAAAAAATAAAGAACGAAAATGTCCTTGAAAATCCTATCAACAAAATAGTTGCTGTAGGTTCGAAAAGAATATCGTATATTGCTACAGGGTCCTTTAATTATCCTGCGAGAGGGACAATAACTTCACGATTTGGTCCTAGATGGGGGAGCTTTCATACGGGAGTTGATATAGCAGCTTCAGAAGGGACTCCTATCTATGCTGCAGATGGAGGTACTGTTATATTTTCAGGTTGGGAAAGTGGCTATGGATATTTAGTGAAAATTGACCATCACAATGGTTATGTTACTTATTACGGGCATGCTAGTAAACTCCTTGTTAAGAAAGGCGATAAAGTGGCGAAAGGACAAAAAATTGCTTTGGTAGGTTCGACAGGTCGTGCAACAGGCTCTCATCTTCACTTTGAAGTTAGAAAAAATGGTGTTCCAGTTAATCCTTTATTATATTTAAATAGATGA